The candidate division WOR-3 bacterium genome includes the window AATTTTTCAGAAAAAATGGATTTAATATTTCTGCGGTAAACCTCGGTGGCGGATTTGGTGTCCCTTATACACCTGAAGAAAAACCATTGAATTTCAAACCAATAGTAGATTGTTATAAGGCGCTGAAACAAAAATATAATGTCGAGATACTGCTTGAACCAGGCAGATTTTTTGTGGCAAATGCTGGATATATACTGACAAGGTTAATTGACAAGAAACAAAGGAATCGTCTGCCTATCTATATGATTGATGCGGGTATGACTGAAAATCCAAGACCCGCCCTTTATGATGCATACCATCATATTAACCCTTTATTTGAGAAAAAAGGTAAACAATTTAAGGTGAGGGTTACGGGTCCATTATGTGAAAATGCAGATGAATTTGGGGTATTCAATCTTCCTGAACTTGATATAGGCGATTATCTCTTGATACATAATTCCGGTGCTTATACCAGGACAATGGCTTCTACATATAATGGCAGACCATTACCTGCAGAATTTTTCGTCGATAATAAAATAAGATTGATAAGAAAAAAACAAGCATTAAGGGGGTTGATTGAGAATGAACAATATTAAAGTATTTAAGGTTGGCGGATCGGTCCTTTCAAAGCCCGAGGACTTCTTAAAAATTGCCCAGTTGATTCTAAAATTTAAGAATACAAAAATTTGCCTTGTAACCTCAGCAATAAAAGGTAAGACCGATGAATTGATAAAGGTTTACACCACGGCTGTTCCTGAGCCTGATTTCTATAATTTTGAAAGGTTTGTAGGTATGGGCGAGATTCAAGCAGCAATGATATTTGAATCGGTCTTCAAATACCTTGGCGCTGAAGTAAAGGCAGTTATTCCAGGAATGGATGAATGGCCCATACATATAAGACTCGAATCAAAATCTCAACTCAGTGCACAAAAAATAAATGAAAAAAGGGAATTTAAACTCCTGCCTAAATCAAAAAATATTGCTAAAAGATATCTAACTCCCCTGCTGAATAAAAATAAAATAGTTGTAATCCCGGGATTTATTGCCCAGGATGAAAAAAATAACACCGTGACCCTGGGCAGGGGCGGAAGCGATATCTCAGCATTAATCGTTGCTGAACTATTAGAGGCAAAAGAACTCATTTTAGTAAAGGATGTAGGAGGAATCTTGAGTGTAGACCCCAAGATTGTTTCAAATACCAAGATGATAAAAAGACTTTCCTGGGCAGAACTTGGTGCCCTTGCTGCATCCGGTGCCCAGGTCTTGAATCCAATCTCCTTAAAGCATAGAAAAAATCTTCCTAAATTGCGGGTAATTGCCAATGATAGTATAAATATAGAAAATGGTGGTACTGAGATTCTTTTTGATAAAGAAGTCTCTATCACCCTTTCTGAAAAAACTTTCGGTGTATTGACTTTTATTGGTGAAAAAATTCCAGAGACATTAGGGATTTTGAGCAATGTTTCAAATGCACTGACCGAAAAAAAGATTGCTATCCATTCAATTACTATTTCTGATAATCTCCTGGCAATTTATGTTGAGGAAGACAAGTCAGAAAAGGCTTACGAAATACTTTCCCCCCTCATTTTAAAGATCAAAAGTCTTAAGGCATTAAACCTGAAAAAGGGGATTGCAAAGATTGTGATAAGAAGTTTGAAATTTATCAATGAACCAGGTGCTATAAAAAAGATAGTTACACCGATTTCCCGTGAAAAGATCAATATCTGGGAAATTTTAACGGTCCATACCGATATTATGGTATTCGTTGAATCCCAGGATAAAGTTAAGGCATACAATTTTATCAACCAATTATTCAGGAAGGAGTAAAATGGAAAAAAATAAAATAAAGATTGCAATAATTGGTTATGGGAACCTTGGCAAAAGTGTTAAACTGGCAATTGAAAAAAATCCAGATATGGAACTTGTTGAGATCATAACGCGCAGGCCTGAGGCAGTGAAAAAAATAGAAAAAGATATCCCGGTATTTTCATTTGAAAAATTTGATATTCTTGCCGATGTAGCAGTACTATGTGGGGGCTCAAAAGAGGATATCTTTGGTTCAGGCAATAATAAAGAGTTAAGCACGGTACGGATTTCAGACCCCTATTCACATGGACAGGGCTTATATTTCGCACAATTTTTCAATACGGTTGATAGTTTTGATACACACCGACGTATT containing:
- a CDS encoding ACT domain-containing protein, whose translation is MNNIKVFKVGGSVLSKPEDFLKIAQLILKFKNTKICLVTSAIKGKTDELIKVYTTAVPEPDFYNFERFVGMGEIQAAMIFESVFKYLGAEVKAVIPGMDEWPIHIRLESKSQLSAQKINEKREFKLLPKSKNIAKRYLTPLLNKNKIVVIPGFIAQDEKNNTVTLGRGGSDISALIVAELLEAKELILVKDVGGILSVDPKIVSNTKMIKRLSWAELGALAASGAQVLNPISLKHRKNLPKLRVIANDSINIENGGTEILFDKEVSITLSEKTFGVLTFIGEKIPETLGILSNVSNALTEKKIAIHSITISDNLLAIYVEEDKSEKAYEILSPLILKIKSLKALNLKKGIAKIVIRSLKFINEPGAIKKIVTPISREKINIWEILTVHTDIMVFVESQDKVKAYNFINQLFRKE